One window of the Clupea harengus chromosome 20, Ch_v2.0.2, whole genome shotgun sequence genome contains the following:
- the LOC105891494 gene encoding galectin-3-binding protein B-like, whose product MDISLNCQPFIRNFIRYLYTRSITVTSASMQCLHQLASEFGAERLMEDIGRLFVPLLPEDSSFRTQVALFRYAGRSGVGLLLENALRYLGWNVEPLVASAQWVSLPEELLKGLPVRSDLVLPDEAWLLGALDAWMLAQGEEVNPEQQAALLGHVRFPMITPVQLYEMPFTSLHLPPLQQPQRAVPLCHSTGVPVPRTELLRSDWA is encoded by the exons ATGGACATCAGCTTGAACTGCCAACCTTTCATCAGGAACTTCATACG GTACCTCTACACACGCAGTATCACAGTCACCTCCGCCTCCATGCAGTGTCTTCATCAGCTGGCTTCTGAGTTTGGCGCAGAGCGTCTGATGGAGGACATTGGACGTCTCTTTGTGCCCCTGCTGCCTGAGGATTCCTCCTTCCGCACGCAGGTGGCGCTGTTCAGGTACGCTGGGCGGTCCGGTGTTGGCCTGCTCCTTGAGAATGCCTTGCGCTACCTGGGCTGGAATGTGGAGCCGCTGGTAGCTTCAGCCCAGTGGGTGAGCCTTCCAGAGGAGCTCCTGAAGGGTCTGCCGGTCCGCTCAGACCTGGTGCTGCCGGACGAGGCCTGGCTGCTGGGTGCGCTGGATGCCTGGATGCTGGCACAAGGTGAGGAGGTGAACCCTGAGCAGCAGGCAGCTCTGCTGGGTCACGTGCGTTTCCCCATGATAACCCCAGTGCAGCTGTACGAGATGCCCTTCACCTCCCTTCACCTCCCGCCTCTACAGCAGCCACAAAGAGCTGTTCCACTCTGCCATTCTACTGGGGTTCCAGTTCCACGCACTGAACTTCTCCGCTCTGACTGGGCATGA